Genomic DNA from Segatella copri:
TTGTACAGGATTGGCATCAGCTGGTTACCTGTATTTCTGACAAGGTAGAAGAGCACAATCCGCTCATCGGAAGAGAACAGGAACTGGACAGAACCATCCAGGTGCTCTGCCGTGCCGAGAAGAACAATCCGCTCCACATCGGAGAAGCCGGAGTCGGCAAAACAGCTCTGGTCTATGGTCTCGCCAAACTCATCAACGAAAACCAGGTTCCTGAACGCCTCAAGGGGGCTCGCATCTACGGCATGGATATGGGACAGATGCTTGCCGGTGCCCAATATCGTGGCGACTTCGAGAAACGCATCAAGATGGTGATGGAAGGAGCCGTGAAGGAAGGCAACACCATTATCTACATCGATGAGATTCATAATATGATAGGTGCCGGTCGTGGCTCAGATGGCGGACCTGATGCATCCAATATGCTGAAGCAATATCTGGAGGCAGGCGATATCCGTTTCATCGGCTCTACCACCTACGAGGAATATAACCGTTACATGGCTCAGAGCAAGGGCATCGTGCGCCGGTTCCAGCAGATTGACATCAAGGAACCTACCGAGGAGGAGGCTATCAAGATATTGGAGGGCTTGCAGTATAAATACAACAAGTTCCACAATGTAACCTATCGCAAGGACGCCCTGGAATATGCCGTCCGTGCCAGCGCCAAATATATCAGCAACCGCTGTCTGCCAGACAAGGCCATCGACCTGATGGATGAGGCGGGTGCTTATCTGGAAGTGCATCCGGTAGAATCTCGCCAGCGCTCTTATGTTACCAAGGCTATCATCCAGCAGATTCTGATTAAAGTCTGCAAGATTGATGCGGCTGCGATGAAAGATGAGAATAACGATGCTTTGGCTACGCTCCGCCAGCGCATACTCGACAAGATTTACGGTCAGGACAAGGCTGTAGACAAGGTGGTTGAGGCTGTGATGATGGCAAAGGCGGGATTGACAGATGATGACAAACCATTGGCTTCGCTCCTCTTCGTGGGACCTACCGGAGTAGGAAAAACCGAGGTGGCACGGCAGTTGGCCAAGGAACTCGGCATCGAACTGGTACGCTTCGATATGAGTGAATATACCGAGAAGCATACCGTGGCAAAACTCATCGGTTCGCCAGCCGGATACGTGGGTTATGAGGATGGAGGACTTCTGACCGATGCCATCCGCAAGACGCCAAACTGTGTACTCCTGCTCGATGAGATAGAGAAGGCGCATAGCGATATCTACAACATCCTGCTCCAGGTAATGGACTGTGCCCGTCTGACTGATAACAAGGGTCAGAAGGCTGATTTCCGTAACGTGATTCTCATCATGACCTCAAATGCCGGAGCACAATATGCTTCACGGGCTAGCGTTGGTTTCAATGGAAACGTAAGCCGTGGCGAAGCGATGCTGGCACAGGTGAAGAAGACTTTCAAGCCTGAGTTTATCAACCGACTTTCCGACATGGTGGTGTTCAACGATATGGATAAGCACATGGCAGAGCTGATTCTTGCCAAGAAACTTCGTCAACTCGATGCGAAACTGGCAGCAAAGGGAGTTACCGTAACGTTAACCGATGCTGCGCGTGAACAGTTGCTGAAATGGGGCTTTACCAAGGAATATGGTGCCCGCGAGATGGACCGTGTCATCGGTAACCGCCTGAAACCGATCCTGATGAAGGCGCTGCTCTTCGGCAAACTCAAGAAGAGTGGCAAGGCGCATGTCGATTTTGACGGAAGGGAACTGGTGATTAATTATTAGAATGAAAGTCTAGTCAAGAAATTCTTGATAAAAGATAAGCGTATGATATTACAGATAGATGATACTGCGGACGAGATTTACTTTCCCGATCCGCATTATGGCGATGAGGATGGATGCTTTGCGATTGGTGGCGATTTGAGTATTGACCGCCTGTTGCTGGCTTATAGCAATGGCATCTTTCCCTGGTATAGTTTCCGTGACCAGCCTGAAATACTCTGGTTCTGTCCGATGAAACGTTTCGTCATCTTCCCTGATGAAATCCACATCAGTCATTCCATGCGTACTCTGATGAGAAAGGGCAGATACAGCATAGGAATCAACGAAGATTTCGATGGCGTGATACGGGGATGCAGCAAGACCAACGGACGGTATTGGGAAGATGGCGCATGGTTGGGCGAGAACATCATCCAAGCATTTACTGCCCTCCATAAGCAGGGCTTTGCGGCGAGCGTAGAGGTATGGGATAATGAAACCGATGAACTGGTGGGTGGACTTTATGGTGTCACCATCGGCAAGGTTTTTATAGGAGAAAGCATGTTCTCCAGGGTTCCGTCAGCTTCTAAGATTGCCCTCATCTTCCTTGCCAGATACTTGCAGGAGCACGGTGGCAAGATGATAGATTGTCAGTTGGAGACTCCTCATCTCAAATCGATGGGTGGCAGATATATTTCTTACGAGGAATATATGAAGATTATGAACGAAGAATAAGAGATG
This window encodes:
- a CDS encoding AAA family ATPase — encoded protein: MKQARFFDHEFVMPEHMLLALLRQYAFCQALQEEGVDSLKMHEDLVGWLAKQERVPETIKYLPEPSSLFKTMFGTACALAAAADRQLVNVPHFVQAMFGLQNSEAAFLLCKNVGDRQGEFLASVDSYYPIGEDTGEAGMGMGADFDDDDYANEYDDDEEEGRRQVVQDWHQLVTCISDKVEEHNPLIGREQELDRTIQVLCRAEKNNPLHIGEAGVGKTALVYGLAKLINENQVPERLKGARIYGMDMGQMLAGAQYRGDFEKRIKMVMEGAVKEGNTIIYIDEIHNMIGAGRGSDGGPDASNMLKQYLEAGDIRFIGSTTYEEYNRYMAQSKGIVRRFQQIDIKEPTEEEAIKILEGLQYKYNKFHNVTYRKDALEYAVRASAKYISNRCLPDKAIDLMDEAGAYLEVHPVESRQRSYVTKAIIQQILIKVCKIDAAAMKDENNDALATLRQRILDKIYGQDKAVDKVVEAVMMAKAGLTDDDKPLASLLFVGPTGVGKTEVARQLAKELGIELVRFDMSEYTEKHTVAKLIGSPAGYVGYEDGGLLTDAIRKTPNCVLLLDEIEKAHSDIYNILLQVMDCARLTDNKGQKADFRNVILIMTSNAGAQYASRASVGFNGNVSRGEAMLAQVKKTFKPEFINRLSDMVVFNDMDKHMAELILAKKLRQLDAKLAAKGVTVTLTDAAREQLLKWGFTKEYGAREMDRVIGNRLKPILMKALLFGKLKKSGKAHVDFDGRELVINY
- the aat gene encoding leucyl/phenylalanyl-tRNA--protein transferase: MILQIDDTADEIYFPDPHYGDEDGCFAIGGDLSIDRLLLAYSNGIFPWYSFRDQPEILWFCPMKRFVIFPDEIHISHSMRTLMRKGRYSIGINEDFDGVIRGCSKTNGRYWEDGAWLGENIIQAFTALHKQGFAASVEVWDNETDELVGGLYGVTIGKVFIGESMFSRVPSASKIALIFLARYLQEHGGKMIDCQLETPHLKSMGGRYISYEEYMKIMNEE